The genomic interval CAAGGTTTGTCGATGCATATTAATTGAAAGAAGTCTTTTGTGTAGTGGAATTAACTCACCTCAGATGTGATATCTTCGTGCTGCAGATAAACAGGTTTCAGTATCACCTCATGCACCATATTCCCCAACTCTTTTGCTTCCTCAAAAAATTGATCAGATTCACACTGGTTTTGGAATAAAACGATGTACTTATGTTCCAATAAACTGCTCTGAATAACGAGATCGAAGTCTTTCTTTTCCTTTAGCTTCATCTCCTCTTTTGTTGTCACAATCAAAGTGTAAGTGGATCTTCGAGGCACAATGCCGTACAACGGCAGCTTTGTGAAGCACCATGGGGACTTGCCGCCCCTGTCTACAAGTCTAAAGGCCACATTTTCATTGGTGTTGTTTGTTAGGTACAGTGAGCACGAGATGGGCTCATTGGGATG from Triticum aestivum cultivar Chinese Spring unplaced genomic scaffold, IWGSC CS RefSeq v2.1 scaffold201070, whole genome shotgun sequence carries:
- the LOC123177607 gene encoding vesicle-associated protein 3-1 (The sequence of the model RefSeq protein was modified relative to this genomic sequence to represent the inferred CDS: added 142 bases not found in genome assembly), yielding MGSIVIGRGNTIAIMDTDNVSYQEQSTDYNKKQLSADTRQQAGETTSKIAGSINKLPVLDVHPLELRFPYHPNEPISCSLYLTNNTNENVAFRLVDRGGKSPWCFTKLPLYGIVPRRSTYTLIVTTKEEMKLKEKKDFDLVIQSSLLEHKYIVLFQNQCESDQFFEEAKELGNMVHEVILKPVYLQHEDITSEVS